The Streptococcus sp. DTU_2020_1001019_1_SI_AUS_MUR_006 sequence TTTCACGCCAATACATTTGAGTATTGCTGACAAAGTCATGAGGACAAATTCATTAGTCCTATCAATCATTTTTACACTTGTTGAGCTTGCAATATTTTTTTATGTAGGAAAAAAGTATGACCTGTTTCACGTTCGAAAAATCTGCCTAAAAGACATTCTGAAATGGCTTCTCTCCTACGCCTTGCTCTTCCTGTTTTATATCTTGGTCAATTTTTTAGGCCCTACCCAATCAGATACAACTCAAGCGGTGAAAAGTTTATCACTTTCATTGCCTGTGCTCTTTCTAGATCTCTGTATTTTAGCACCCGTTACGGAAGAAATTTTTATGCGAGGACTGTTACAAGGGACAGTACTTAAGAATACATATATTGGCTTGGTTGCCACATCGGTTCTCTTTGCTTATCTACATGGACCCTATACGATTCCTAGTTTTATCACCTATTTAGGTATGGGTGTGGCATTTGGTATAAGGTATAAGACTTCCGACAATCTTTGGAATTCTATTCTTTTACATTTTCTCAATAATCTAGTTGCATTTTGCTTTATGTATTTGATATAATCTCCAAATTAGAATGCTCTAAGTTTTAAATATAGGTAAAAACTATTTTTATCTTATACAACCGAAATAATAGTCAGTCATGAGCTGGCTTGTAGAGTATGTAGCAGAACCTTCTAAAGCAAGGCTCCTCAAAAACTCTTCTATCCTAACCCCTTATGAACGTTTGAAACATATGTAAAAAACATCCAGAGATTTTTCTTTGGATGTTTTATTTCTAAAAGTTAAAGATCTTGTAAATCAACGACTTCCAAACTATGTTCTGTCAAACGATAGATATTCGTACAGACTTCTTTTAAGAAACGTCGATCATGCGAAACAGTAACCAGACCACCGGGATAATTGGCAAAGAGTTTTCTGATTTCTGGTTGAGAAGTTGGAGAAAAGTTTCGTGTGGGTTCATCCAGAAGGAGAAAGTTTGGTTTTCGCAGAACTAAATTCAAAAGAAGGAGTTTACCCTGTTGACCTCCAGATAAGGAGTGGATTTGGTGGTGCATCTCTGGATAGCTGAAGTTGAGACTGGCTAAGTGAGATTGAATTTTCTGTAATTCCTCTTTGTGTCCAGTTTGGTTGAGAAATTCTACTGGAGATAGATCCAAATTCAATGTTTCTTGGTAATCTTGTGGCATAAATCCAAGCGAAATCTCTCTTTTGCCGCTTAGTAGTTGATGTAACTTTGCTAAAAGAGTGGATTTGCAAACGCCATTGGGACCGATAATGCCGATTTTATCTTGACCACGGACAGTTAATTGTAACTCCTGAGCCAAAACACGCTCACCAATGGACAAAGTCTCATTTTCCAGTCGAACTAAGACTTTTGAAGTGGCTAATGGCTCTATATCTGAGAAGAAAAGTTGAATTTGCTCTTCTTCAAGTGGCTTTTGGGCCATGGACTGAGCTGCTTTTTCGTAACGTTTTTCTTGAGAAAGAACATTTTTCATCTTTTTAGCCAATAGTCTCCCGGCAGTACTATCTTTAGTGTTTCGCAAGGCAGTTTCTACTCTTTGCTTGACTTGGCGATGTTTTTCCATGGTTTTATCATAGGAACGTTGATCGTTGGCAGCTTGCTGGCTTTGTCTGGCAAAATTAACCCTTCTCTGTTCACTATAGCGATCATAGTCTAAATGTTCGACCAGGGTTTCAGCTTCCTTTCGATGCTTGACCAGTCGTAAGTGGATTATGGTATCTGCCGTTTGAGAGAGAAAGTCTTCATCATGGGAAATGAAAATAACAGTTTGCCTGGTCTTTTGAATCTGACCTTTTAGCCAATCAACCGTCTCAAGGTCTAGGTCATTTGAAGGTTCATCTAAAAATAGAATCTCAAAAGGTTTTGCTAACTCATGGATGAGCTGAATTTTCAAAGCTTCGCCCCCCGAGAGACTCCCAATTTCTTGGTTGCTAGCAAAACGGTCGCTATCAAAATGCAATTCCTCAGCCAAGCGATAGAGAATGCTGAAGTCCAAATCAGCAGACTCTAAAAAGAAGTAGTCCTGTAGAGATTTTTTCTTCAATTCTTCAGGGAGATGTTGGGGGATGTAGGCCAGTGACTGAAGGTCAGACTGGATTTCTCCCCTGATAGAAAAATCAGCTAATCTTTCTCCCATTAAAGCTCGTAGTAAGGTTGATTTGCCATTTCCTTCTTCTCCAATAATAGCTACCTTTTCTCCGTCTTGGATAGTCATATTTAAATCGGAAATAAGGTCTCGTAAATCTTTGTTTTGTGTGATGGTTAGATGATTGATTTTTATCATATTGTTGGCCTTTCTAGAATATCCATAGTGCATAACAAAAGCTCTACTTTATCTAGTAGAGCCCAAAGTCTATGTCAAAAAACTCTTTTAAAAGGGCTGAAAATCCAGCAGAAAAAAGAGCACACAAAAAGAGACAGAAACAAGATCTACTAAATAAAGGTTCTTTATTTGATAGACTTAGTTGTTCATGTCTCCCTTACCTCCGAAAATTATTATGTTTATTTTATACCTTTTGGAACACTTTGTCAAAAGAAATGAGAAATTCAAATCTTTCTAGAAACCAAAAACAGGTCCATAGAGTGTCAAAACGTGTTTGACTTGATCGTAGTGGAATTTGTCATAGTTTCGCCAAGCTGTGCGAGCTTCTTCATTGAGTTTAAGGGTGCCAAGTCCAATCAAGAGACTGGTATGTTGGTAAAATTTCTCAAGATCAACTAAGATAGAGTTATCTAGTTTCTTTGTCTTTTTAAGTTGTCTGAGTAGCTCGTCAATATTTTGCTGCAAGCACAGATCATCAGGCAATCCTTGTTTGCAAGTCTGGTAAGCTTTGTTTAACTCGGAAATGAGTTGATAAGCTTCTAAGATTAGTTCTTTGTCTTCCATATGAGCGTCCTCCTTTGCTCATGTATTGATGTCTATAGTATAGCACAAAAAGAAAAATTGTAATAATAAATATATCAAAAAATCAATAATATAAAACAAAAAGGATTTAGCTCTATCAATAACAGAACTAAACCCTTAGAAGCAATAGATTTTTAAGGATTTGAATTTCGATTGTCAATCAGCAATCAGTTTTTTTATTTCCAGATGCTGAATCAAAATGAAATGGTAAGGAGTATTAGGAAAATAAGGAAAGTGGTGCCATCGACCAAACTATTATTCATGCCACACAATCCTTTCGCTAGATAGGGAACTAGGGGGTATAAGACACACTGTATAAGGGTGACTGTTATCCTTACTGCCGAGCTGGTTACAGTATACTCCTTTCTACTTTATCATTCCTGTCTTTTTTATAGTCTTTTGAATATCGGAATTCAATTATTTATAGCTAAAAGTAGAGTTAGGAAGTTCATATTCCTACTAGTTCTCCGAATCATTTTTAAATTTTCTATCTACCAATTTTGTTTCTATTATAGAAGAACACCGACATTCGGAATGGAAAACTCTGACTTTTAAATTCAAAGTTTGGAAGGCTTACTTCTAGCATTTTCATGGTATAATCAAGTGAGTAAATCTTTATGGAGGAAGTATGAAATTAAATATTCAAGAAATTCGTAAGCAGCCTGAAGGTTTGCACTTTGAGCAAACTTTAGACTTAGCAGTTGACTTGCGTTCCCGTAATCAAGAAATTTTAGATGTAAAAGATATTGTCGCAGTAGGAAAAGTCCAGTACGAAGACCGTATGTTTTTCTTGGACTATCTCTTATCTTATACAATCGTTCTAGCTTCTAGCCGTAGTATGGAACCGGTAGAATTAAAAGAATCTTATCCAGTTACAGAAGTCTTTATGGAAGGAGCTTCTAATCAATTGGACCAAGAAGTTTTAGATGATGACTTGGTCTTGCCTATCGAAAATGGGGAAATCGACCTGGCTGAAAGTGTCTCAGATAATATCTTGCTCAATATTCCTATCAAAGTCCTAACAGCTGAGGAAGAAGCTGGTCAGGGATTTGTTTCTGGAAATGACTGGCAAATCATGTCTGAGGAAGAGTATCAAGCTCAACAGGCAGTCAAAAAAGAAGAAAATAGTCCATTTGCAGGTTTGCAAGGACTGTTTGACGGAGACGAATAGATGGTTTTATCCAAGAAACGTGCCCGTCATGTCATTGAGGAAATCATCGCTCTTTTTCCAGATGCGAAACCAAGTCTAGATTTTCGCAATCATTTTGAGCTCTTGGTTGCTGTAATGCTGTCAGCTCAGACGACAGATGCGGCAGTCAACAAGGCTACACCTGTCCTTTTTGCAGCCTTTCCAACCCCACAAGCCATGGCAGATGCAAGTGAGAGTGAGATTGCCTCGTATATTTCTCGCCTAGGACTTTATCGCAATAAGGCTAAATTCCTCAAAAAATGTGCCCAACAACTCCTGGATGATTTTGACGGTCAAGTCCCTCAGACTAGGGAAGAATTAGAGAGTTTGGCAGGAGTTGGCCGAAAAACAGCTAACGTAGTTTTGAGCGTGGGATTCGGTATTCCAGCTTTTGCAGTAGATACTCACGTAGAGCGAATCTGTAAACACCACGATATTGTTAAAAAATCAGCTACACCCCTTGAGGTCGAAAAACGTGTCATGGATGTTTTGCCACCAGAAGAATGGCTTGCAGCCCATCAGGCTATGATTTACTTTGGTCGTGCTATCTGTCATCCGAAAAATCCAGAATGCGATCACTATCCACAGTTGTACGATTTTAGTTCGTTATAAAATTGATTTCTTGTGTTTTTTCTTGCATCGATTCCTGGTTTGTGTTATAGTAGTACCAATCAAATATTCCTTTAATCCTGTCCCGTGAGGCAGGCAAGGAGCTGAATCAAGTAGAAGGGTGGAGTCTCTGCTGTTTTGGTAGGGCTGGCTTAACTATACATTCTCAAGTCTCCTTGTTTAAGGAGACTTTTCTTTTTGGAGGTTTGTCATGAAGACAAAAGAAGTTGTAGACGAATTGACCGTCAAGCGAGCGATTACTCGAATTACCTATGAGATTATCGAGCGAAATAAAGATTTGAACAAGATTGTACTGGCTGGGATAAAAACACGCGGTGTCTTCATTGCCCACCGTATCCAAGAGCGATTGGAACAGTTGGAATCTATCTCAGTGCCAGTCGTTGAGTTAGACACCAAACCATTCCGTGACGATGTCAAAAGCGGTGAAGATACTTCTATAATCTCTGTTGATGTGACAGAACGTGAGGTCATCTTGGTGGACGATGTGCTTTACACAGGTCGGACCATCCGAGCAGCTATTGACAACATCGTAAGCCATGGTCGTCCTTCTCGTGTGAGTTTAGCTGTTCTAGTTGACCGCGGGCATAGAGAATTACCGATTCGTCCAGACTACGTTGGTAAAAATATCCCAACCAGTCGTTCAGAAGAAATCATCGTAGAGATGACTGAACTTGATGGACAAGATCGTGTTCTTATTACTGAAGAAGCCTAGATAGCAAAAAGGAGTTAGCCATGTCAGAAAATCAACAAGCCATTCAACACGTAGTTTCTATGGAAGACCTTACTGTAGAACAAGTCATGAAATTGATTAAACGAGGAATTGAGTTTAAAAATGGAGCAAAAGCGTCTTACGTGGACCAACACATTGTCTCTAATCTCTTCTTTGAGAGTTCGACTCGTACCCACAAATCTTTTGAAGTAGCAGAGATTAAACTGGGACTTCACCTACTGGACTTCGATGTGAAGACAAGTTCAGTCAACAAGGGTGAAACACTCTACGATACAATTTTAACCTTGTCAGCCTTGGGAGTAGATGCCTGTGTCATCCGACACCCAGAGGTGGATTACTACAGAGAGTTGATCGATAGTCCGACGATTACGACTTCGATTATCAATGGTGGGGATGGTTCGGGCCAACACCCAAGCCAAAGCTTGCTTGATTTGATGACCATTTATGAAGAATTTGGACACTTCGAAGGACTCAAGGTAGCCATTGCTGGTGACCTTGACCATTCGCGTGTGGCTAAATCCAATATGCAAATCTTAAAACGCTTAGGAGCAGAACTCTACTTTGCTGGACCTGAGGAATGGAGAAGTCAAGAGTTTGCAGACTATGGACAGTTTGTAAGCATTGATGAAATCATTGACCAAGTTGATGTGATGATGTTTCTCCGTGTTCAGCATGAGCGTCATGAAAGTGGAACAGTCTTTTCAAAAGAGGGCTATCATGCTCAGCATGGTTTGACTCAGGAACGTTACGAACGCTTGAAAGATAAAGCTATTCTGATGCATCCTGCTCCTGTAAATCGCGATGTTGAAATTGCTGATCACTTGGTCGAAGCACCAAAATCACGTATTGTTCAACAAATGACCAATGGTGTCTTTGTCAGAATGGCAATTTTAGAATCTGTATTGACTTACAGAAACGGAAAATAAGACACAAAACGTTAAAAGATGCCTGAGAGCATCCACGAGAGGTGAATTTATGACTAAACGACTTCTAGTTTTAGAAGATGGAACAATTTTTGAAGGAAAAGCCTTTGGGGCTGACATCGATGTAACTGGTGAAATTGTCTTTAATACCGGGATGACTGGTTATCAAGAATCCATTACGGATCAGTCTTACAATGGGCAAATCCTAACCTTTACCTATCCCTTGGTTGGAAATTATGGGATTAATCGTGATGACTACGAGTCTATCAGTCCAACCTGTAAAGGTGTAGTAGTATTTGAAGAAGCTCGTAGAGCCAGCAACTGGCGCAACCAGATGACACTGGATGAATTTTTGAAGTCTAAGAAAATCCCTGGTATTTCAGGTATTGATACACGTGCTTTGACAAAAATCATTCGCAAACATGGAACTATGAGAGCGACTCTGACACATGTTGGAGATAGTATCGATCACATCACAGATCAGCTTCAAGCAACTGTTCTACCAATTGATAATATCAAACAGGTTTCTACAAAAACTGCTTACCCAGCTCCAGGAGTAGGTTTAAGTGTGGTACTTGTAGACTTTGGTCTCAAGCATTCAATCTTAAGAGAGTTGTCTAAGAGAGATTGTAATGTAACGGTCGTTCCTTATACTACAACAGCAGAGGAAATCCTTCACTTGAATCCAGACGGAGTTATGTTGTCAAATGGACCGGGAAATCCAGAAGATGTACCAGAAGCACTTGATATGATTCGTGGTATTCTTGGCAAGATTCCAATCTTTGGTATTTGTATGGGGCATCAACTCTTTGCAATGGCAAATGGTGCCAAGACCTATAAGATGAAATTTGGTCACCGTGGATTTAACCACGCTGTACGTGAAATTGCAACAGGGCGCGTGGACTTTACTAGTCAAAACCATGGATATGCAGTGAGTCGTGAAGATTTTCCAGACCATTTGATGATTACTCATGAAGAAATCAATGACAAGTCAGTTGAAGGTGTACGTCACAGATACCAACCAGGTTTCTCCGTGCAATTCCACCCAGATGCTGCACCAGGTCCGCACGATGCAAGTTATCTATTTGACGAGTTCATCGAGATGATGGAAGCCTTCAAACAAGCAAACTAAAGACGAGTGTGAAATCGTCGGATACTTTATGCAACTGAACACGGACGGAAAGCTCGGAATTTAGAGGACCCAACTCGGATTGTCAATCCTTCCTTGGTTTCCTAAAATTCAATCACTTTCTATTCGTCCTTTGTATCTTATTTAATGTCGCCCTGTGAGGCGACGAATAGAAAGGCAGGTCGTTTCTTTTAGTCGCTATTAGGCGAACTAAAAACTCCCTGCACTAGATTTTTTATCGAAAAAAATCGTTTCGCTAAAAAATCGTCGGAGAATTTATTTAATGGCAACCTGAGAGTTGCCGAATAGAAAGGAGAAGGGTGAGCCGTATTTGCTGAACTGAATACGGGCTACGGACGGTGCTAAAAAGATAGTTATTCCTAGAACTGACAGTTCTTCGTCGTAACTCCTATTTTAGCTTTGTCCGCTTGACGCCCTTAATATCTTATAAATGCCTAAACGTACTGATATTCAAAAAATTATGGTGATTGGTTCTGGTCCGATTATTATTGGTCAGGCTGCTGAGTTTGACTATGCTGGGACTCAGGCTTGCTTGTCTTTGAAAGAGGAAGGTTATGAGGTTGTCTTGGTGAACTCAAACCCTGCAACTATCATGACTGATAAGGAAATTGCAGACAAGGTTTACATTGAGCCAATCACACTTGAGTTTGTAACTCGTATTCTCCGTAAAGAACGTCCAGATGCCTTGCTTCCAACTCTTGGTGGGCAAACAGGGCTTAACATGGCCATGGAATTGTCTAAAAATGGAATTCTTGATGAATTGGGAGTAGAACTTCTAGGGACTAAATTGTCTGCCATCGATCAAGCAGAGGACCGCGATCTTTTTAAACAATTGATGGAAGAGCTGAACCAACCAATTCCTGAATCAGAAATTGTTAACACAGTGGAAGAAGCCGTAGCCTTCGCAGCAACAATTGGTTACCCAGTAATCGTCCGTCCAGCCTTTACACTTGGTGGTACTGGTGGTGGTATGTGTGCCAACGAGGAAGAATTACGTGAAATTGCTGAAAATGGTTTGAAGTTGTCACCTGTTACCCAATGTTTGATTGAACGTTCTATTGCAGGTTTCAAGGAAATTGAGTATGAGGTCATGCGTGACTCAGCTGACAATGCTCTTGTTGTATGTAACATGGAAAACTTTGACCCAGTCGGGATTCATACAGGGGATTCCATCGTATTTGCCCCAGCGCAAACTATGTCAGATTATGAAAACCAAATGCTTCGTGATGCAAGTTTGAGCATTATCCGCGCTCTCAAGATTGAAGGTGGATGTAACGTTCAGTTGGCTCTCGATCCTCACAGCTTTAAGTACTATGTCATCGAAGTAAATCCTCGTGTATCGCGTTCGTCAGCCCTTGCTTCTAAGGCGACAGGTTACCCAATCGCTAAATTGGCTGCTAAGATTGCAGTCGGTTTGACCTTAGATGAGGTCATCAACCCAGTTACAGGTTCAACTTATGCCATGTTTGAACCAGCCCTTGATTACGTCGTTGCCAAGATTCCACGTTTCCCATTTGATAAGTTTGAAAAGGGTGAGCGCCGTCTTGGTACTCAGATGAAGGCGACTGGAGAAGTTATGGCTATCGGTCGTAACATCGAAGAGTCACTTCTTAAAGCTTGTCGTTCACTTGAAATTGGGGTGCATCACAATGAAATGCCTGAACTTGCAGATGTTTCAGATGATGCCTTGATTGAAAAAGTTGTCAAAGCACAGGATGACCGTCTCTTCTATGTATCAGAAGCCATTCGCCGTGGTTACACACCAGAAGAAATTGCTGAGCTTACAAAAATCGATATCTTTTATCTGGATAAACTCTTGCATATCTTTGAAATTGAGCAAGAATTGGGTTCACATCCACAAGATCTTGAAGTTTTGAAAACTGCAAAATTGAATGGATTTTCAGACCGTAAGATTGCTGAACTCTGGAATACTACAGCTGATCAAGTTCGCCAACTTCGTTTGGAAAACAAGATTGTTCCAGTTTACAAGATGGTTGATACTTGTGCGGCAGAGTTTGAATCAGAAACTCCATACTTCTATTCAACCTATGGTTGGGAAAACGAATCCATCAAGTCTGAAAAGGAATCTGTACTGGTCCTAGGTTCTGGTCCAATCCGTATTGGTCAAGGGGTTGAGTTTGACTACGCAACAGTTCACTCTGTTAAGGCGATTCAAGCTGCTGGCTACGAAGCCATCATTATGAACTCAAACCCAGAGACAGTTTCAACAGACTTCTCTGTATCAGATAAACTTTACTTTGAACCATTGACATTTGAAGATGTCATGAATGTCATCGATTTGGAGCAACCAAAAGGTGTTATCGTTCAATTTGGTGGTCAAACAGCTATCAACCTTGCTGAGCCATTGGCTAAGGCAGGTGTGACTATCCTTGGTACGCAGGTTGCTGATCTAGACCGTGCCGAAGACCGTGACCTCTTCGAACAAGCCCTCAAAGACTTGGATATTCCACAGCCTCCTGGACAGACTGCAACAAACGAAGAAGAAGCAGTACTTGCAGCCCGCAAGATTGGTTTCCCAGTCCTTGTTCGTCCTTCTTATGTCTTGGGTGGACGTGCTATGGAAATTGTAGAAAACGAAGAAGATCTCCGTTCTTACATGCGCACAGCCGTTAAGGCAAGTCCAGATCATCCAGTTCTTGTAGACTCTTATATCGTTGGACAAGAATGTGAAGTAGATGCTATCTCAGATGGACAAAATGTCCTCATCCCAGGTATCATGGAACATATCGAACGTGCCGGTGTCCACTCAGGTGACTCCATGGCTGTTTACCCTCCACAAACCTTGTCTCAAAAGGTTCAAGAAACAATCGCAGACTACACAAAACGTCTAGCAATCGGCCTTAACTGTCTTGGTATGATGAACATTCAGTTTGTCATCAAGGATGAGAAAGTTTACGTTATTGAGGTGAATCCACGTGCCAGTCGTACCGTACCGTTCCTATCAAAAGTAACCAATATCCCTATGGCTCAGGTAGCAACCAAGCTCATTCTTGGTCAAAGTCTTGAAGAACTTGGTTATCAAGATGGGCTTTACCCAGAAAGTAGTCGTGTTCATATTAAGGCACCAGTCTTCTCCTTTACCAAGCTTGCTAAGGTAGACAGCCTCCTCGGTCCTGAAATGAAGTCAACAGGGGAAGTTATGGGTTCTGATACGACT is a genomic window containing:
- a CDS encoding carbamoyl phosphate synthase small subunit, which gives rise to MTKRLLVLEDGTIFEGKAFGADIDVTGEIVFNTGMTGYQESITDQSYNGQILTFTYPLVGNYGINRDDYESISPTCKGVVVFEEARRASNWRNQMTLDEFLKSKKIPGISGIDTRALTKIIRKHGTMRATLTHVGDSIDHITDQLQATVLPIDNIKQVSTKTAYPAPGVGLSVVLVDFGLKHSILRELSKRDCNVTVVPYTTTAEEILHLNPDGVMLSNGPGNPEDVPEALDMIRGILGKIPIFGICMGHQLFAMANGAKTYKMKFGHRGFNHAVREIATGRVDFTSQNHGYAVSREDFPDHLMITHEEINDKSVEGVRHRYQPGFSVQFHPDAAPGPHDASYLFDEFIEMMEAFKQAN
- a CDS encoding CPBP family intramembrane glutamic endopeptidase, giving the protein MYKRWMTFFLILIFTPIHLSIADKVMRTNSLVLSIIFTLVELAIFFYVGKKYDLFHVRKICLKDILKWLLSYALLFLFYILVNFLGPTQSDTTQAVKSLSLSLPVLFLDLCILAPVTEEIFMRGLLQGTVLKNTYIGLVATSVLFAYLHGPYTIPSFITYLGMGVAFGIRYKTSDNLWNSILLHFLNNLVAFCFMYLI
- the pyrR gene encoding bifunctional pyr operon transcriptional regulator/uracil phosphoribosyltransferase PyrR; this translates as MKTKEVVDELTVKRAITRITYEIIERNKDLNKIVLAGIKTRGVFIAHRIQERLEQLESISVPVVELDTKPFRDDVKSGEDTSIISVDVTEREVILVDDVLYTGRTIRAAIDNIVSHGRPSRVSLAVLVDRGHRELPIRPDYVGKNIPTSRSEEIIVEMTELDGQDRVLITEEA
- a CDS encoding ATP-binding cassette domain-containing protein, which produces MHYGYSRKANNMIKINHLTITQNKDLRDLISDLNMTIQDGEKVAIIGEEGNGKSTLLRALMGERLADFSIRGEIQSDLQSLAYIPQHLPEELKKKSLQDYFFLESADLDFSILYRLAEELHFDSDRFASNQEIGSLSGGEALKIQLIHELAKPFEILFLDEPSNDLDLETVDWLKGQIQKTRQTVIFISHDEDFLSQTADTIIHLRLVKHRKEAETLVEHLDYDRYSEQRRVNFARQSQQAANDQRSYDKTMEKHRQVKQRVETALRNTKDSTAGRLLAKKMKNVLSQEKRYEKAAQSMAQKPLEEEQIQLFFSDIEPLATSKVLVRLENETLSIGERVLAQELQLTVRGQDKIGIIGPNGVCKSTLLAKLHQLLSGKREISLGFMPQDYQETLNLDLSPVEFLNQTGHKEELQKIQSHLASLNFSYPEMHHQIHSLSGGQQGKLLLLNLVLRKPNFLLLDEPTRNFSPTSQPEIRKLFANYPGGLVTVSHDRRFLKEVCTNIYRLTEHSLEVVDLQDL
- a CDS encoding helicase BlpT; amino-acid sequence: MEDKELILEAYQLISELNKAYQTCKQGLPDDLCLQQNIDELLRQLKKTKKLDNSILVDLEKFYQHTSLLIGLGTLKLNEEARTAWRNYDKFHYDQVKHVLTLYGPVFGF
- the nth gene encoding endonuclease III: MVLSKKRARHVIEEIIALFPDAKPSLDFRNHFELLVAVMLSAQTTDAAVNKATPVLFAAFPTPQAMADASESEIASYISRLGLYRNKAKFLKKCAQQLLDDFDGQVPQTREELESLAGVGRKTANVVLSVGFGIPAFAVDTHVERICKHHDIVKKSATPLEVEKRVMDVLPPEEWLAAHQAMIYFGRAICHPKNPECDHYPQLYDFSSL
- a CDS encoding aspartate carbamoyltransferase catalytic subunit, coding for MSENQQAIQHVVSMEDLTVEQVMKLIKRGIEFKNGAKASYVDQHIVSNLFFESSTRTHKSFEVAEIKLGLHLLDFDVKTSSVNKGETLYDTILTLSALGVDACVIRHPEVDYYRELIDSPTITTSIINGGDGSGQHPSQSLLDLMTIYEEFGHFEGLKVAIAGDLDHSRVAKSNMQILKRLGAELYFAGPEEWRSQEFADYGQFVSIDEIIDQVDVMMFLRVQHERHESGTVFSKEGYHAQHGLTQERYERLKDKAILMHPAPVNRDVEIADHLVEAPKSRIVQQMTNGVFVRMAILESVLTYRNGK
- the carB gene encoding carbamoyl-phosphate synthase large subunit: MPKRTDIQKIMVIGSGPIIIGQAAEFDYAGTQACLSLKEEGYEVVLVNSNPATIMTDKEIADKVYIEPITLEFVTRILRKERPDALLPTLGGQTGLNMAMELSKNGILDELGVELLGTKLSAIDQAEDRDLFKQLMEELNQPIPESEIVNTVEEAVAFAATIGYPVIVRPAFTLGGTGGGMCANEEELREIAENGLKLSPVTQCLIERSIAGFKEIEYEVMRDSADNALVVCNMENFDPVGIHTGDSIVFAPAQTMSDYENQMLRDASLSIIRALKIEGGCNVQLALDPHSFKYYVIEVNPRVSRSSALASKATGYPIAKLAAKIAVGLTLDEVINPVTGSTYAMFEPALDYVVAKIPRFPFDKFEKGERRLGTQMKATGEVMAIGRNIEESLLKACRSLEIGVHHNEMPELADVSDDALIEKVVKAQDDRLFYVSEAIRRGYTPEEIAELTKIDIFYLDKLLHIFEIEQELGSHPQDLEVLKTAKLNGFSDRKIAELWNTTADQVRQLRLENKIVPVYKMVDTCAAEFESETPYFYSTYGWENESIKSEKESVLVLGSGPIRIGQGVEFDYATVHSVKAIQAAGYEAIIMNSNPETVSTDFSVSDKLYFEPLTFEDVMNVIDLEQPKGVIVQFGGQTAINLAEPLAKAGVTILGTQVADLDRAEDRDLFEQALKDLDIPQPPGQTATNEEEAVLAARKIGFPVLVRPSYVLGGRAMEIVENEEDLRSYMRTAVKASPDHPVLVDSYIVGQECEVDAISDGQNVLIPGIMEHIERAGVHSGDSMAVYPPQTLSQKVQETIADYTKRLAIGLNCLGMMNIQFVIKDEKVYVIEVNPRASRTVPFLSKVTNIPMAQVATKLILGQSLEELGYQDGLYPESSRVHIKAPVFSFTKLAKVDSLLGPEMKSTGEVMGSDTTLEKALYKAFEASYLHLPTFGNVVFTIADDAKEEALDLARRFQNIGYGILATQGTAAFFESHGLKAQLVGKIGDDEHDIPSYVRKGKIQAIINTVGTKRTADEDGEQIRRSAIEHGVPLFTALDTADAMLKVLESRSFVTEAI
- a CDS encoding DUF177 domain-containing protein; this translates as MKLNIQEIRKQPEGLHFEQTLDLAVDLRSRNQEILDVKDIVAVGKVQYEDRMFFLDYLLSYTIVLASSRSMEPVELKESYPVTEVFMEGASNQLDQEVLDDDLVLPIENGEIDLAESVSDNILLNIPIKVLTAEEEAGQGFVSGNDWQIMSEEEYQAQQAVKKEENSPFAGLQGLFDGDE